The DNA sequence GGCCAGCTGCTCCTCACGGCGGGCACCAAGGGCAAGCGCTACATCACCCCGAACGCGCGGGTGCTCCTCCACCAGCCGCACGGCGGCTTCGGCGGTACGGCCAGCGACATCCAGACGCAGGCCCAGCTCATCCTCGACATGAAGCAGCGGCTCGCGCAGATCACGGCAGAGGCGACCGGCAAGTCCGTCGAGCAGATCAACGAGGACGGCGACCGCGACCGCTGGTTCACCGCTCAGGAGGCCCTCGACTACGGCTTCGTGGACCACATCCGCGAGTCGGCGCTCGACGTCTCCGGCGGCGGCGGCACCGAGCCGGACAAGAACTAGCCCACCGCCGAAAGGATCAAGGACAACACGATGAACACCCCCATGCTCGGCGGTCAGGCCTTCGGCGGCATCCAGGCGCCCGGCTCCCGCTACATCCTCCCCAGCTTCGAGGAGCGCACGGCCTACGGCTACAAGCGCCAGGACCCGTACGCCAAGCTCTTCGAGGACCGCATCATCTTCCTCGGTGTCCAGGTCGACGACGCGTCGGCCGACGACATCATGGCTCAGCTGCTCGTCCTCGAGTCGCAGGATCCGGACCGCGACATCGTCATGTACATCAACTCGCCCGGTGGCTCGTTCACCGCGATGACCGCGATCTACGACACGATGCAGTACATCCGCCCGCAGATCCAGACGGTCGTGCTCGGCCAGGCGGCGTCCGCGGCCGCAGTGCTCACCGCGGCCGGCACCCCCGGCAAGCGCCTCGCGCTGCCGAACGCCCGCATCCTCATCCACCAGCCCGCCGTCGGCGAGGCCGGCCAGGGTCAGGCTTCCGACATCGAGATCCAGGCCAACGAGATCATGCGCATGCGCACCTGGCTGGAGGAGACGCTCGCGAAGCACTCCAACCGCACGCAGGAGCAGGTGAACAAGGACATCGACCGCGACAAGATCCTCTCCGCCGAGGAGGCTCTCGAGTACGGCCTGATCGATCAGGTCCTCACCAGCAGGAAGACCCTGCCGGCACTGGTCAAGTGAACTGAGCCGTCCGCGAGGACGGTACCCGAGGAACGGGGCGGTCGCATCGCGGCCGCCCCGTTCCGTGCTCGCAGCGGATCGCCCGGGCGCGCGGGGGCCCATCTGCTCTGAGCAGAAACAGGAGGACGCGAAAGCGCGTCCGGTGCGCGCCATTGTCGCTCGCACGGGTTAGGCTCGACAGCAGGCACACTCGAAGAAGGAGGGGAGAGGGATGGCTCGCA is a window from the Leifsonia sp. AG29 genome containing:
- a CDS encoding ATP-dependent Clp protease proteolytic subunit; this encodes MADMGSPQPSVFDRLLKDRIIWLGSEVRDENANEIAAKLLLLAAEDPKRDIYLYINSPGGSITAGMAIYDTMQFVPNDIVTVGIGMAASMGQLLLTAGTKGKRYITPNARVLLHQPHGGFGGTASDIQTQAQLILDMKQRLAQITAEATGKSVEQINEDGDRDRWFTAQEALDYGFVDHIRESALDVSGGGGTEPDKN
- a CDS encoding ATP-dependent Clp protease proteolytic subunit, translated to MNTPMLGGQAFGGIQAPGSRYILPSFEERTAYGYKRQDPYAKLFEDRIIFLGVQVDDASADDIMAQLLVLESQDPDRDIVMYINSPGGSFTAMTAIYDTMQYIRPQIQTVVLGQAASAAAVLTAAGTPGKRLALPNARILIHQPAVGEAGQGQASDIEIQANEIMRMRTWLEETLAKHSNRTQEQVNKDIDRDKILSAEEALEYGLIDQVLTSRKTLPALVK